Genomic segment of bacterium:
AGGTCCTTCATGTTGAGTCCGCCGAGGCCCAGCCCCGCCTTCTCGAAGCGTCGCTGCATCCCGGCCATCTCTTTCATCATGGTCCGGGAGTTGTGGAACTGCTTTATGAGCATGTTCACTTCGCCGATAGTGACCCCGGCACCGGCAGCAACCCGTCGCTTACGCGAGCCGGAGTTGCGGAGCAGGTCCGGATTCCGGCGCTCCTCCCGGGTCATCGAGTGGATGATGCACTCCACGCGACCGAGCTCATCCCCTTTGAGCGCGGAGAGAGCCGGCCCGAGCGCCCGGGACATCCCTGGCAGGAGGCGGATAAGCTGATCGATCGGCCCGAGCTTCTTGATCTGCTGCAGTTGTTCGAGGAAGTCCTCGTAGTTGAAGGTGGACGAGAGAATCTTTTTCTGAACTGTCTTGGCGGATTCTTCATCGATTTCCCGCTCGACTCGTTCGATCAGGGAGAGGACGTCGCCCATCCCCAGGATGCGTCCCACGAGGCGATCCGGATGGAAGACATCGAGCCCGTCCAGTGCTTCGCCCGTACCGAAGTACTTGATCGGGACGCCGGTGACCGCCCGGATGCTCAGGGCAGCGCCGCCGCGGGCATCGCCATCCATTTTCGAGAGGATCGCTCCCGTGACACCCACCTGCTCTGCGAAGGCTCGCGCGGTGTTGACGGCATCCTGACCGGTCATGGCATCGACCACCAGCATGATTTCATCGAACTTGCCGGCGGTCCGGATCCCCTGGACTTCTGCCATCATCTGCTCATCGATGGTGAGCCGTCCGGCGGTGTCCATGATCAGGACCGTGATGTTCTCTTTGCGTGCCCGGGCAGCAGCCGCTTCATAAATAGCCAGGGGAGCCTGATCCGGCACTTCGGGGACATGGATTTTGACCCCCAGCTTCTCCGCGTGGGTCTGTAGCTGGTCGATCGCGGCCGGCCGATAGATGTCGCCCGCGACCAGCAGCACCTGATGCCCCTGCGCCTTGAGGTCCTTTGCGAGCTTTGCGGCTGTGGTCGTTTTTCCGGAGCCCTGCAGCCCCACCATCAGAATCT
This window contains:
- the ffh gene encoding Signal recognition particle protein, which codes for MFENLSNRLQDVFDKLRGRDKLTPQIIEEGLKEIRLALLEADVNLAVVNQFLDQVRQEALGEKVLKNLNPAQQLVKVVRDAMVEMLGKEAEPLAVQKGRFNQILMVGLQGSGKTTTAAKLAKDLKAQGHQVLLVAGDIYRPAAIDQLQTHAEKLGVKIHVPEVPDQAPLAIYEAAAARARKENITVLIMDTAGRLTIDEQMMAEVQGIRTAGKFDEIMLVVDAMTGQDAVNTARAFAEQVGVTGAILSKMDGDARGGAALSIRAVTGVPIKYFGTGEALDGLDVFHPDRLVGRILGMGDVLSLIERVEREIDEESAKTVQKKILSSTFNYEDFLEQLQQIKKLGPIDQLIRLLPGMSRALGPALSALKGDELGRVECIIHSMTREERRNPDLLRNSGSRKRRVAAGAGVTIGEVNMLIKQFHNSRTMMKEMAGMQRRFEKAGLGLGGLNMKDLAGGLPEDLSQLSPQDIAKLQKRLR